The DNA window TTGTTGGGAAATTTGCACATTAAGCCTCTGtgctttttaatttttccatttaatcCCCAAAGTGACTTTCATCAAATTAATACCCAATCCAAGTCATCTTTATGCTCCACAATCATTATTAACCCTTATTTCCTCAATTTGATTAAATGACACTAACGTCTCTAACTTTtccaactttacaatttagtcctatatACCAAAATCTCATATTCACAATCATTCACTCAAATTTCCTCTTTTTAAGAATCAAAACAATCCTTTAAGGCTACAATTGTAAAACTAATCTTCAAATTTTCTTCTATATTTCACTATACCAAGACTTGGAATAGTACTGGAGATTTCAGGATATTACACTATCTTCTACTATGCTCATgtttgagatttaattttcatatattaatttgacataatttagtcatttaccTTTTGGTATTAGTTTGTTCAAATAATTAACATTCTTaactattttgattaaaatgattatgtgaattttttttaaaaacctttctaacacaatttttttttcgacATGATAAATTGGAATGAGACCAATAAGTATTGAGTGCAATGATAAGATATATTTTACTCCCAATAGAGGACTTAAGTTTGAATCTTAAAGATTGCATTGTTGGGAGAGGGGCAACTACAAATCCCAAAAGGATTAACCTCTATGGACCCTAGAAACGGACATGGAGGATACCTTTActctatataaaaaaaaaagatggaacgaatgcttttaagaaaaaatttctcCGTCGACGTTTTAACTATAATAATTAAGAGTGTCAACTATTTTGTCGAACTAATGATATTATGTAGATgaaccaaattatgtcaaattaaagtatagatacatcttaaatttaaacataatagagataccataataataatttaacgTAAAATAATCTACAATTAACacaatatttaataaaaagtttgaattttataataaaaatatttttaatttaattagtataagtGATTATATGTTTATACAAAATCAgattaatatatgttaataataatgttttaaatttaatttgaacaaaGTACAATAACTTATAAAAATAAGTTAATCCCGGATTACTTAACATCAGTGTAATTATAAATGAAAGCCTAAATCTTATCCATATCCGACGAACAGAATTTCCTGCCAAAGTAGTTCATTTATTTTTCCTATCCGAATTCTCCGCTTAGAAAATTTTGCTTTCCAAATCCAAAGAatcataaaaaaggaaaaatggcgACCTCTGCTTTAGCCATTGCAACTGCAAAGCCATTGACCCATCGTTTCTCCAACTCTAAGCACACTTCATCGCCATCCTTCTCCTGTTCTTGCTCTTCTTCCACGCCACTCCCACCTCCCAACGAACCCAAACTCTCTTTCAACTCAAAACCTGTTGCGAAACAATGTGTTTTCAATGTGGGTGTTGGGCTTTTAGCAGCTTCACTTCTTGCTTGCTCACCATTGGAGGCTGATGCCACCAGGATCGAGTATTTTGCAACTGTTGGGGAACCTCAATGTGAGCTCAACTATGCCAAATCTGGTCTTGGTTACTGTGATGTTATTGTAGGGTCTGGTGTGGAAGCTCCACGTGGAGAGCTTGTCAATGTAACTTCATCtcttgatttcagattaatttttTTGTTGGTTATTGGTTGATGCTACAATTAATGTTACAGCCAAGTAGATATGCACATGAATGAGGAACTCAATAGCATTACTACTTACCATGACCATATTTTAGGCTTCAAATCCAAAAGGGTAGAAACTTGCCATGGCAATTTTTTGAAGACCCAGATGTGTAAATATCGATATATTTATAATATGAATGCATTGCATGATCCATATTGACATGAGACACTGCAAAATATGTGAACATCAGATTGATCGAATTAACACTATTTTCTCTAATTTGTTCTTTGCATAGATTCACTACACTGCAAGATTTGCTGATGGGATAGTCTTTGATAGTAGCTATAAACGTGCTAGACCTCTCACCATGCGAATTGGTCTTGGCAAGGTACATTTTCCCCCATAGATTCGTCTATTGCTGATATACTACTGTCAATCTTTCCTTTCAGGTCATTAATTTAAGTTCATACCATGCCTTCATTTCAGGTCATTAAGGGATTGGACCAGGGAATTTTAGGGGGTGAAGGAGTCCCTCCTATGCTTGTTGGTACGATTCCGAGACACTGCATATTACTTTTAGCATGACTTTATTTCCTCTCATATTGTTGTAGAGTAATTGTTTATGATGTTGATTTTGACACAGGTGGAAAACGTAGGCTTCAGATTCCACCAAACTTAGCATATGGACCAGAACCTGCGGGATGCTTTTCCGGTTAGTTCCCAGATATAACTGGATGTGTTGTTAAACATTCATTGTTGTGACAATTACCTCACTAACTCCATGATCTTCTTTATTTAGGCGACTGCAACATACCTGCCAATGCAACTCTCCTATATGATATTAACTTTGTTGGCATCTACTCTGGAAATGCAAAGTGATTAAAGTGAGTTTCCTAACTAAGGCACATTTGTAGCTTAGAAGGCACATTTGTAGCTCAGCATTAACCATTCAAACCTTTATACGCCCCTTTCTTTTATAACTCTTGGCTCAATGAAAGAAGATGATGATGCCACCATATGTTAGCCAGTCTCGAAATGAGTTTCCTGCACTTTGCTGaagatatacatacatacatacacaaatatatgtatatatgaatgaTTAGTTGCGTGTTTTAATGAAGTTGAAGGATGTTTCAGGTGATGGTCCCTCCAATCTGATACTTTTTGACAGGTACCTGTTGGTGGAACACTTTGACCAACTAAATGATTTATCCAAATAGTTCGGTGTCTACCAAACAAGCTCCTAAAGACTATGTTCCATGCTACCATATTATTTTCTTTGGAGTTAGGCCTTTGtttctttatataatatatatatattctgttTCTTGTGTGCAAATGGCATCCAATTTTAAAGGCAAACAGATACTTGGTGAAGGGCTAAAATTATATTTCTACAAACTTCATTTGGTAGACATTTTTGTAATATTCAAGCTCAACAATCCGAGGTTAAGCCCTTTCAATATGGAGTTGGGAAAATGTTGACCCTGAATTTTGTTTTGGGCCGGGCTAACATTGAATTAGCTCGAGTATAAAGATCCTATGTTTGGACAGAACTACAATAAGGgtggaaattttatgtaataaatttgtgaaagttgataaaaataattaaacttgGTTTGAGTTAAGATGGTAAAAGTAGgatgataaaaattatataatgctTTGGGATTCAACCTCGTCATGTTTAagtatatttttttagattttaagggTGGGGGTATTTATTGCTTAATAGGGGGGGGGGGTAACTTCATGACTATTTGGATCTGCTTATAGCTGACACCAAACTCAGTAAGCcttaatgtaaatattaataaatttaatcattttcaaaataaatattaagaatgAATGTAGCAAAAATAAGTTATAGGTAAATTTACAAATCACCCAATCATTAGCAcgttttattttggtcattcaattaaaaaatatttttaacttaagCTCTAACATTTTCAATCGGTTCTATTTTGTTTACccattataaaaattttcaatttaggcaataacatttttaattgtgTCTATTTTGGTCACCTTTCGTTAACAATTTAAAAGAAGTGATGATGTGACTTTTATAAATGAGTATAATTACATATTTAGTCTTCAGCACTTATGCATTCTAAcaattttgtcttaattttaaacaattcaattaattaaactttcatatttataaattttatcaaattggttttaaaaacatattaatcaTAAATAGGAATTATAGATTTCTTCAACCCTGAATCACAATACTTATCTGCTATACATGTTTGCCCCTCCTGTTCTAATATATAACAATTAACATTCACTAGTATAATTGAGTTATTGAAATTGGAATTTTGTAGATATAGTATACAACAAGGGAGGAGTACAAAAGAGAGTAGGGCGATTGTTATGAAAGCTGATTCACCGAGTCGGGACAGAGAGTCGGAGGTTATGAAGAATGGAGATGAAGAGAACATAGAAGCTAAGAGCTGTTGATGGAGTATAGGCTAAGAGCTGGTGACGGAGTATAGGCTTAGTattcttaaataataaattatataaatttttaaaattgtaattataaaatttactattttattctatcatgaattatttatttgtttttataattaattaattatttttatatatcatttactattattttatcgtaatatttttaatatgtattttataaattaggataaattatataaatggtCAACCAActattattgtattatattttggtcacttaattataaaaaagttcAATTTAGGCATTAATGTTTTCAATTGTTTCTGTTTAGGTCGTGGCCTTTTTTAAATTCTATCAAAAACACAGATTTCCAATGGGATGAAGAATATGTCGTATTCATTACAATTTCATGGCTGTTATGAAGCATCCcatacatcatcatcatcatagttGTTTGTAGCTTATTTGAAGATATATATCATTGTGATTTCCCTTTTTTTGGTTTCTCTTTAACAAAGAAAACCTTGAGTAATAATCATCATTAACTAGCTGAGGTAAACTTGCCTTTTTAAATCCACAGTGAAGTAATTACTTATTTCCTCCATTGCCACCTTTAATGTCCTTATATATAAAGAGAAACTGAATtagggaaaaaaaaaggaaatttcaGAGGAACAGACCCTAAAACCAACCTAATGCAGGCAAGTGCTTTTTTATGTATcgtttttctcttatttttcttctttggGCAAGGCATGAAAAGGAAACTAACAGAGATTTTACAATCTTATTTGCAGTCGATTACCATTTTGATCATTCCCGGTCTCTGTTTTGGTTTTTGCTATGCTCTCAAGGTAAATGCCCTTCCATTGAAATTAAAATGTGTTAACCCTATCTATATCGAAACACTTGAGAAGTTAAAAAAGCGTCCGAACAGTAAGCTTGCCACCAACAAGTCAGGTGGTCAGCTGAGAGTTTACCATTCCGAGATGACCATCCGAACATTGGATGACCTAATCTTCATCAGAACTTACAATTAAATTCTTAGAATTaatggttaaatataaaattggtaatTGAACTTGTCTACTTCTCCCAGATTgatatttatggttttttttgtcCTAGATTGATACTCAAACATTTTTTCTGTGTACTATATTGGTACCCGAATCTAACACTGTTACTTTTTTGTTGGCATGGCAGTGCTagccactcgtttctttttcttttctttctcgtTTTCTCTCTTTTTACTTTTCTTCCTTATTTTTTCCTACCCTAACTGCCCTGCTTTTACATCGATGGCCAACAACCAACAACGACCACCGTCCGACCTTCTTTGGTATGCTAATACTGCTAATGAGATTAATGTTGCGTTGAAATTGAAGTTTGCTTGGAGATCTTAAGATTTGAGTTTTAAGGTGGAAAATGAATGGtgttggtgaaaaagaaaaataagaacgaatctgaataagaagaaaaaaagtttttttacccaaataatatgaaataataaaataaatattgaaatagaaTAAGCACCCCATTATTTACGTATCTATACAAATTCAATAGTGCACCACAAGTGCTGCTTGAGCAATCAGCGGCACCCCCTCTCCCCTGTACTAATCATTGCTTCAatcatcaaattttataaaaaaaaatatttttttaggtgCCGCCTGAGCAATCGACAACACTAATATTTGACACTAAAAAATACACggcatttttatatgtttaaaatggaaaaaaattattttttactggTTCTTCCATGTAGGTAGCACCctaatattttatcataaaatattttttaaagctaaaaaaaagttaaaattttagtagGTATTGGAACCCGGACCTGTGACCAATGAGTCACATCGGTGGCAGGCTGTTAGGCCAGTGCCGTCGATCTTCCACCGATGTGACCCATTGGTCACGGTTCTAGGTTCCAATACCCGATAAAATTTAagctttaataaaaaatttatattattatattatttttattattataaaaggaATTGGTTTGGTCCCCAAACCCCCACATATatcaatttaaagaaaaaaaaaatcaagagcTCCTACTAAAGGTCCCCCACCCGAAAAATCAAAAGGAAggtatgttttattttgatttttagtataattaattaaattagaaataGTTTAGTATTAAGACATGTTATTTTGTTAAAAGGTTAGTACTAATTATCCTAGGGAAAATCAAAAGAAaggtatattttattttattagtataattaGTTATCTTAGTAGTAGTTTAATATTAAggcatttaaattttttttttgtaataatatgttaactttgaaaataatgagaattgtgttagtttagatattagtaatagtatgtttttttaaaagaaaatagaatggTGTATGCCTATTTTgtagtgtatttttttttaagataGGTTTGGTAGTGCATGTTTATTTTAGTAGAATTATTAGAATTGTTAGAATTTTGTATTAAGATAGATTTATGTTGAAAGCAATATTAAGATTGCTTGACTactgtatttttttaattttaataataatttgtatattttaagaTATAAAAGTGAACATTATGTGTTTGTTTGAGTAATTAGATTTTTGTTGATtacaaaaatgggcttaaaaaATAGTTgtcactatttttatattttttatttgttaagtcgatgattaaaattttaattatatgtgCAGATATCGAAATGGATTTAATTGCTGCAGAAGAGCACACAGCAAGGATGATCCATTTGCCGGTAAGACAATGTTCTAATGTTGCAcgtaacttttaatttaattgtgaGATCCTACGATGCTCTGCTATGACTTGCTTGGATGCTCTCTCGGTGATAGGACAGTTAAATTTACGGGTTTAAAGATGAAGgtaaattttgaaacattatcGAATTATGCGATTGAAAGGGAGAAGATACAGGCTGCTCGAGCCTATATACTACAACTTATAGGGTGTACTTATGTTGGATTCCAATAATAATAAAGTCCACTTGATGTACCTGCCCTTTCTAATTGATTTGCAAGGTGCCTGTTCCTACAATTGGGGTTCAGCAGTACTTGCAATGCTGTATCGTGAGCTTTGTCAACATAGGTGGTTGCTTGATACTACTACAATACTGGGCGCTATACAGGATATCATTTTTGGCATCAGTAGGTCACCAAGTACATGTGTTCCTACTTGTGAATGGGTAAAAACAATTGAAACCTGGATCAAGATTTCTAGAACCGTTCTTGCATTTCGAAAATAAATACCGATACAAAAATGGTGGGCATGTCTTTAGCCACTGCCAATCTGCAGTTGCAGATGGTTTTTGAATCAAGCTTGTGGTGGTCCTGCATCATATGTGCAAAATTGCATGCATTAAGCCCAACATATTTTCATATCTCCCACTGTTGGGACCATTAGATAAATGCAGCTCGTACTTGCCACCTGTACCCTTTTGCCAACTTTCAACACTCACCAATATAGATCGTTGGATTAGAGCCAACCACCCTCTAGTTGACAGACACCTTCATACTATAACGCTTGATGACATTGGCACACTCGTCTTTGCTAATGAATCTTTGACCCACGAACAACTCTTCCGATTCAGGATCTGCTAACATTAGGTAAACTGGTATTATGTCCGGGTATTGTAATAGCCGGTTTttaatggtgtcgaaaatagtggttcgagacacCAAATCCGgtgagtaagctcgtaaattttattatttaatatttacaagtcaaatatagttttagaaagatttttgaattaataatttatgtCTATAATGAATTATTACGTTCGAGTGATAAAACCttagttcaagtggttttagaaaatgaggtaacgggacctcatttctataaaatgagtcataaatatttttataaatatttacggagtgtcaataagatggtattaaagtttcgttgaaaattttaacgttttgatagttaattaattaaaaaggactaaattgaaaaaggtacaaaatttgTTAATTATAAGAAATAAGTGATTAAATGACCTAATTAATAAACAAGGGAGGACTTAAGGAATAAATATGCGTAAAATATATTGATGAGGTGgcataagagaaaaaaataataaaacaaagccatTCAAtgtcaaaattgtaattttggtgaaatttaaaaataaaacaaattgaaaaaggttTCTAGATACTTTCTT is part of the Gossypium hirsutum isolate 1008001.06 chromosome D11, Gossypium_hirsutum_v2.1, whole genome shotgun sequence genome and encodes:
- the LOC107913681 gene encoding photosynthetic NDH subunit of lumenal location 4, chloroplastic, which produces MATSALAIATAKPLTHRFSNSKHTSSPSFSCSCSSSTPLPPPNEPKLSFNSKPVAKQCVFNVGVGLLAASLLACSPLEADATRIEYFATVGEPQCELNYAKSGLGYCDVIVGSGVEAPRGELVNIHYTARFADGIVFDSSYKRARPLTMRIGLGKVIKGLDQGILGGEGVPPMLVGGKRRLQIPPNLAYGPEPAGCFSGDCNIPANATLLYDINFVGIYSGNAK